The genomic segment TCCACGAGAAGTACCGCGGCATTCGTCCTGCGCCCGGCTACCCCGCCTGCCCCGATCACACCGAGAAGGGAACTCTCTGGCAGTTGCTCGACGTGAAGGCAAACACCGGCATCGAGATCACCGAATCGTTCGCCATGTGGCCAGGCTCGAGCGTAAGCGGCCTCTACTTCGCGCACCCGGAGTCGCGCTATTTCACGCTCGGCAAGATCGATCGCGATCAGGTTGAGGATTACCACGTGCGCAAGGGCATGAGCGTAGCAGAAGTTGAGCGCTGGTTGGGCCCTTACCTCAACTACGATCCCGCAAAGTAGCTGGCAACAGCGGGCTGATCATCGATCTCGCAAGATAAAATTCGTGTTTGGACTCTGAATAACAGGAGACGTATGGCCATCACCGTTGTCGGCAGTGTTGCGTTCGATTCCATTGAGACTCCGGCAGGTCGCCGCGAGCGATGCCTGGGCGGCGCCGCAACCTATTTCTCGCTATCTGCGAGCTTCTTCACGGATGTCCGCGTCATTGCCGTTGTCGGTGAGGATTTCGGACAGGAGCAGCAGGCCGCGTTCAATGCTCGCGGCATCGACACCCGCGGTATTGAGCATGCCTCCGGCAAGAGCTTCTTCTGGGAGGGCTCTTATCTGGAGAACCTCAATGAGGCCAAGACCCACAACACCGAACTCAACGTCTTTGGCTCGTTCCAACCGAAGATTCCGGATGCCTACCGCGATTCCGAGTTCCTGTTCCTGGCCAACATTGATCCCGTCTTGCAGCGGCGCGTGCGCGAGGCAATGCCTGACGTGAAGCTCGTCGCCGGCGACACCATGAATTATTGGATCAAGGACCACAAACCGGCCCTGCTCGAAGTCCTGCGCGGCCTCGACATCCTGCTCATCAATGACACTGAGACCAAGATGCTGGCTGGTAATTCGAACCTGGTTCAGGCCGCGCGTGCCGTACTGAATCTGGGCCCGCGCATGCTGGTGGTCAAGCACGGCGAATACGGCGCCACCGCCTTCTTCGGCCATGACGGAGTTGCCGCGAAGACCTTTCGCGCTCCGGCGCTTCCGCTGGAGGAAGTGGTTGATCCCACCGGTGCAGGCGACAGCTTCGCCGGCGGATTCTTCGGTTATCTTGCTTCGCAGAAAGAGCTCACACCCGGGGCGTTCCGCCGCGCCATGTTCTACGGCAGTGTCATGGGTTCGTTTGCGGTGGAGGAGTTCGGCACATCGCGTCTCGAGAAGCTCACGCGCGAAGAGATCGATGTCCGCTTTAATCAGTTCCGCGAATTGACGCATCTGGATTGATGAATCTTGCTGAAGCTTCGCCGATCCGCGGGATAGAGCGCGGATCGGCGAAGGCGGCGCTCGTGGTCTCGCTCTGCCGCAAGCGCCGACGCCGATTACTGGTTGAGGGTGAAGACGACGTTGATGGTGGTCTCTACGTCAACGGGCTGGCCATTGAGCAGATATGGACGATAGCGCCAGTGACTTACTGCGTCTAGCGCGGCCTGTTGGAGCATGGGCGACCCGCTCACGATTTGAAGCTGATCAATCGTTCCATTCTTTGTGATGACTGCCTGCAGGATGACCGTGCCCTGTGTCCTTGTGGCGACCGCGATAGGCGGATAGCGAGGAATGATGCGCTGGAGCACCATGCCTTCGGCGACGCCTTTCGAGATCACGATAGGGCCTTTTGGTTCTTCGTGGACAACGGTGGGCGGCTTGTAGGTGCCGCACGGGAACGGATCGCATCCAGGGATTCCGACAGAGGGTCCTAGCGAAATGGGACCGCCAGCGGGTTCTCTTTCGGGACCGTCGAAATTCCTGATGCTCGTGGGAATCCTTTGAGGAATGGTGAGATTAATCCCATTGAACTCTGGACGTCCGTGAAATTCAGCTCTTGCTTGCTGTGGGACGGGCCTAGTCTGAGCGGGCGGTGGCGGGGGAGCGGTGATCAGCGTGCTCATCCAGTGAGCTGGCAGTGCCTCGGGGTAGATGAGTGGGATGGCGATGAGCGCCGCGAGAATCGCGGAGTTGAAGACGAACGCGGCCAGACCCCAGCCGCGGCTGCGCGTGCGAATCCTGTGTGCCGATTCGAATGTGGAGTCTTCAAACATGGACTTCCTCCTCACGAACGACTCAGCCGCGCCGCGGGAGGCAGTTTGCGCGCGAGGGGCCGTGCCGCTCGCTGCGCGATGAAGCGCGGCAAGCGGGTTCAACTGCCTCGTCGGCGAACTCCGCACATCCCGTTCGGTACCACTGTGCTTGTGTAGACACCGTGGGCAGCAGGAATGTTCCCGCATATGAGCATGAAAGAAATGTTGAGCATACGTGGGTCCGTGTACGGTACACTCCGTTGCAACGACCGGAGACCCGGCGGAGTAACACATGAGATTGTTTCGTTTGTTTGTTTTTGCTTTAGCCGCAATCCACATCTCAAGCGCGCAGGAAGCAGGACAGGGGCCGAATGCCGAGGCTACTCTGCACTACATCCATGGCGCGTGGGATACGCTGACACGCTCGATGACCGACTGCCACTCGTTGGTCGATATCAAAGTCACAACCAATCCCATTCTTTACCTGCCTGCCGGAATGAAGACGCCAGCGGCGGTGAAGGAACTCACCGACAAGTGCCACGTGCGGATTGTCTCGCTGCCTAAGGCGATCGAGAGGCTGGGAGATCTTGACCCCAAGGTGCTGCCGGACGAGGGCCTGCTTTACCTGCCGCAGCCCTACGTTGTGCCTGGCGGGCGCTTCAACGAGATGTACGGCTGGGACAGTTTTTTCATTCTGCTGGGGCTCGAAGCCGATCGTCGCGAGGCGTTGGCTAAAGGCATGGTCGATAACTTCTTGTTCGAGATTGAGAACTACGGCGGGGTTCTGAACGCGAACCGCACCTACTATCTGACGCGCTCGCAACCGCCGTTTCTCACATCGATGATCCGCGCGGTGTATGAGAATCCGGCAAGCTTCGCGCAAACGGCGGCAGGCAGGACAGAGGCGCGAGTATGGCTGGAGCGTGCGTACGTACTGGCGGCTAAAGACTATTCGACGTGGACGCGGCCCGAGCACCTGGCGGGAACAACGGGGCTGGCTCGCTACTTCGATTACGGCAAAGGCCCGGTACCGGAGATGGCCGACGACAGTGCGTATTACCCGGATGTGATCCGATGGATTGTCGCGCATCCGCATCAAGGCGGCGATGGATACCTGATCAAGGGCAGCGAGCATCCCGATGCGGCCGAGACCGAACGCCTGAAGCAGACAAGCTGCGACGTGACAGTGAGCGTAGTCTGCATGCGGGCTTGGGCCGGCGGCTATAGGCTTACGAAGGATTTTTATGTGGGCGATCGGGCGATGCGGGAGTCGGGATTCGACCCGAGCAACCGCTTCGGTCCGTTCAGCGGAGAGACGCACCACTTTGCGCCGGTGTGCTTGAACAGCCTGCTGTATCGCTATGAGCGCGATATGGAGCACCTGGCGCACGTGCTGGGCAAGGCGACGGATGCGCAGAAGTGGAGCCGTCTCGCACAGAAGCGCAACGCGGCGATCCATCGCTACCTGTGGTGGTCGCGGGAAGGCGTGTTTGCCGATTGGGACTTCACGCATTCGCGACCCGATGAGTACGCGTACATCACTTCGCTTTATCCGTTGTGGGCAGGAGTGGCGACGCGTGAAGAGGGGCGGCAGGTGGTGGCGAAGCTGGGACTCTTCGAACGGGAGGGCGGCTTGTCAATGAGCAACACCAACACCGGCCTTCAGTGGGACGAGCCGTTCGGGTGGGCTCCAACAAACTGGATCGGCGTGGCAGGGCTCGAATCGAGCGGATTCCACGGCGACGCCGCGCGGCTGGCGCAGAAATGGGATCAGACTGTGGATCGCGGCTTCGCGCAGGAGGGAACCATACGCGAAAAGTACAACGTTGTGCAGGCGAACGCCGATGTGCAGGTTGCCACTGGCTACAAGCAGAACCAGATCGGCTTTGGCTGGACGAATGCGGTTTACCTGAAGATGAAGGCAATCTCTGAGAAAGATGCGCCGGCTGCTGCTTCGGCGCGACGGTAACAAGCTGTAGGTCGAGGTGGGTATCATTCGGTCAAGAACTTTGCATAGGACCGGTGCCCACCTTGGAGTCTCTAGATAGCGCAGCAAAGACCACATCCCTTTCCGCGATTGCCGCAGCGATCTTCTTCTTTCTCGGTCTGCTTGTTGTGCGGCACGCCGCGGCGCAGGTTGAGTATGTAGATCCCACGATAGGCAACGTGGGCATCCTGCTGGTGCCGACGCGGCCGTCTGTGTATCTGCCCAACAGCATGGTGCGGGTCTATCCCATCCGGGCCGATGCGATGGATGATCGCATCGAATCGTTTCCTCTAACGATCAGCAGCCATCGGCAGCCGGAGCTGTTCAGCATCATGCCGGGAGACGGAAAGCCGGCCGCCTACGACCAGGAACAGACGACGCCGTACTACTACTCGACGCGCTTTGATGACTCGCAGATTCGCGCCGTGTTCACGCCTACAGAGCGCTGTGGGTATTGGCGCTTCAGCTTCCCGAAAGGCAGTGGTTCAGTTGTGCTTGCTAATCGCCAACCCGGGAGTCTGCATGCGGAGCAACGCGGCGCGGTGAGCGGCGAAGAGAGCGTGGATGGGTTGCACGCGTACTTCTATGGCGAGTTCAGTGCGCCTGTCAGCATGAAGGCTGAGAGCGCTGATGGCAAAAGCCGGATGATTGTGACGGCCCAGGGGCAAACGCTGGAGTTCCGGTACGGCATCTCGTTCATCAACGCTGAACAGGCGCAGAAGAACCTGCGCCGCGAAATTCCTGAGTGGGGCTTCGAGCGCGTGAAGGACGCCGCGAAGACACGCTGGAATCAAACGCTGGGGCGCATCACTGTCGAAGGTGGCACCGAGGCGCAGAAGAAGGTGTTCTACACGGCGCTCTATCGGTCGTTCGAGCGCATGATCAACATCAGCGAGGACAGCCAGTACTACAGCGCCTTCGACCATAAAGTGCATCAGGATCCGCGGCCGTTCTACGTGGACAACTGGCTTTGGGACACGTTTCGGGCACTGGAACCGTTGCAGACGCTGCTCAATCCCGATGTGCAGGCAGACAAGATTCAGTCGTATGTGCGGATGTATCAGCAGTCGGGCATTATGCCCACGTTCGCTCTGGCACAGGGGAACAACGCGTGCATGAACGGCAACCACGCCGCGCCGTGGTTTGCGGATGCGTGGTTCAAGGGCGTGCGCAACTTCGATCTTGCAACGGCGTACGAGGGCGTTCGCAAGCGGTCTCTGGAAGATACGCTGCAGCCATGGCGGCTGGGTCCGAAGGGCCCGCTGGACGACTTCTACAACGCGCACGGATACATGCCGGCGCTGCGGCCGGGTGAGAAGGAGACCGATCCGCATGTGCATCCGTTTGAAAAGCGGCAGCCCGTTCCGGTGACGCTGGAGAACAGCCTGGACGATTGGGAGATCGCGCAGCTTGCGCGCGAGTTGAAGAAGCCGGACGATGAGAAGCTCTTTCTCGGGCGCGCGGCCAATTACAGGAACTTGTTCCGCGTGGACAAAGGGATGATGTGGCCGAAGGATGCCGGCGGCCAATGGATCGAGCCGCTTGATCCGAAGTTCAGCGGCGGCATGGGCGGTCGTGATTACTACGACGAGAACAATGGCTACACGTACACGTGGGATGTGGCGCAGGATTTCAGCGGACTGATCGATCTGATGGGCGGCACAGCAAAGGCGGAGGCCAATCTGGATCAGCTCTTCCGGGAGCCGCTGGGGCGGTCGAAGTACGAGTTCCAGGCGAAGTTTCCGGACTCAACGTCGATGGTGGGGCAGTTCTCGATGGGGAACGAGCCGAGCCTGGCAATCCCGTATATCTACAACCGGCTGGGCGCGCCATGGAAGACGCAGAAGCGCGTGCGTATGCTGCTGGAGTCGTTCTTCACCGATACGCTGCAGGGCATTCCGGGAGACGAAGACGGCGGCGGGATGAGCGCTTTCGTGGTGTTCTCGATGCTGGGGTTCTATCCCGTGACGCCGGGGATTCCGACGTATGACGTGGGGAGTCCGGTGTTCCAGAAGGCGACCATCCACCTCAAGAACGGCAAGGACTTCGTGATTGTGGCTCGGAACGCCTCGCGCGACAACAAGTACGTCCAGGAAATCCGGCTGAACGGGCGCGAGCTGAATCAGGTCTGGTTCCGGCATGCTGATATTGCTGATGGCGGGACGCTGGAGGTGACGATGGGCAATACGCCCAACTTGAAGCTGGGGTCGGATCCGAAGACGTTCCCGCCCGATTCGATCACCGCGAAGCCGGAGGATTTTGTGCAGTAATCAGCAACGAAATCGACCTGTAGTTCTCATCCGAATCTGATACTTTCGCCAGTTTCAATTCTGGCCGGACAAGTCCACACTATGCGTAGCGTGGAGGAGGCGCCGTTGTGTGCCGTCCTGCGTTTGTCTTGTTTGCTTTGGTTTCGGTCAGCTGCGTGATGTATGCACAGAGTCGATCACCGGATAGTAGTGGCGGTGATCAGTCGAATGCGCTCCAGTCGAAGGAAGAGCTTACCCAGCAGCTGAGCAATCCGGTTGCCGACCTCTGGCTGATCGCGAACGAAATCAATATATCCGACGTCAAGAACCTGCCCGGCAACATCCATGTCTATAACTGGAACCTTCAACCGGTCATGTCAGTTCACCTGGGCAAGACCTGGAACCTGATCAACCGGCCCTACATGCCGTTCTTTTTCCAGTCTCCAACGCTCAGCGACAAGCCCGTTTCCATTCCACTCGACCTTATCGACGACTCTGGCCTCGGCGATGTGGGGATCGTGTCCCTGCTCAGCCCCAACAAGCCGCCGTCAGTTGGGAAAGGGCAGCTTCTTTGGGGGCTCGGCCCGACATTCTCATTCCCGACTGCGAGCCAAAAGACGTTTGGGTTCGGAAAATGGCTGGCGGGGCCCTCGGGGGTCGCAGCATATCTTGACAGCAAATGGGTAGGTGGAGTCTTCCTGCAGCAGTGGTGGTCTTATGCCGGAGACGCGGCCCGTACAGACAAGAACTTTGCCTGGATTCAGTATTTCGCTGCATACCAGTTCGCGCCGGGGTGGCAGGTTTCTACCGGTGCGCCGATCATCGGAGTGGATTGGAACACCAACAACGTGACGTTCCCGGTGGGCGTCGGGATTGGCCACACCGCGTTTCTGGGCAAACTGCCGGTCCAGATGGGATTTGAGTTCCAGAAGACTGTCGTACATCCCGACAAGGCGCCCTATCAGGACAACCTGTTTCGAATCACCATCGAGCCTGTCATTCCAAACCTGTTTGAACGCAAGAAGTAACCAGGGGTCAGACGGGCAGCTGACGGTGAGGGCGGGAGAATTCTATGCGGCAGCAGGGTGTTTACTGATCAGTACAAGCGCGCATTATTTGTTGGAACGAGTA from the Occallatibacter riparius genome contains:
- a CDS encoding alpha,alpha-trehalase produces the protein MRLFRLFVFALAAIHISSAQEAGQGPNAEATLHYIHGAWDTLTRSMTDCHSLVDIKVTTNPILYLPAGMKTPAAVKELTDKCHVRIVSLPKAIERLGDLDPKVLPDEGLLYLPQPYVVPGGRFNEMYGWDSFFILLGLEADRREALAKGMVDNFLFEIENYGGVLNANRTYYLTRSQPPFLTSMIRAVYENPASFAQTAAGRTEARVWLERAYVLAAKDYSTWTRPEHLAGTTGLARYFDYGKGPVPEMADDSAYYPDVIRWIVAHPHQGGDGYLIKGSEHPDAAETERLKQTSCDVTVSVVCMRAWAGGYRLTKDFYVGDRAMRESGFDPSNRFGPFSGETHHFAPVCLNSLLYRYERDMEHLAHVLGKATDAQKWSRLAQKRNAAIHRYLWWSREGVFADWDFTHSRPDEYAYITSLYPLWAGVATREEGRQVVAKLGLFEREGGLSMSNTNTGLQWDEPFGWAPTNWIGVAGLESSGFHGDAARLAQKWDQTVDRGFAQEGTIREKYNVVQANADVQVATGYKQNQIGFGWTNAVYLKMKAISEKDAPAAASARR
- a CDS encoding GH92 family glycosyl hydrolase — translated: MPTLESLDSAAKTTSLSAIAAAIFFFLGLLVVRHAAAQVEYVDPTIGNVGILLVPTRPSVYLPNSMVRVYPIRADAMDDRIESFPLTISSHRQPELFSIMPGDGKPAAYDQEQTTPYYYSTRFDDSQIRAVFTPTERCGYWRFSFPKGSGSVVLANRQPGSLHAEQRGAVSGEESVDGLHAYFYGEFSAPVSMKAESADGKSRMIVTAQGQTLEFRYGISFINAEQAQKNLRREIPEWGFERVKDAAKTRWNQTLGRITVEGGTEAQKKVFYTALYRSFERMINISEDSQYYSAFDHKVHQDPRPFYVDNWLWDTFRALEPLQTLLNPDVQADKIQSYVRMYQQSGIMPTFALAQGNNACMNGNHAAPWFADAWFKGVRNFDLATAYEGVRKRSLEDTLQPWRLGPKGPLDDFYNAHGYMPALRPGEKETDPHVHPFEKRQPVPVTLENSLDDWEIAQLARELKKPDDEKLFLGRAANYRNLFRVDKGMMWPKDAGGQWIEPLDPKFSGGMGGRDYYDENNGYTYTWDVAQDFSGLIDLMGGTAKAEANLDQLFREPLGRSKYEFQAKFPDSTSMVGQFSMGNEPSLAIPYIYNRLGAPWKTQKRVRMLLESFFTDTLQGIPGDEDGGGMSAFVVFSMLGFYPVTPGIPTYDVGSPVFQKATIHLKNGKDFVIVARNASRDNKYVQEIRLNGRELNQVWFRHADIADGGTLEVTMGNTPNLKLGSDPKTFPPDSITAKPEDFVQ
- a CDS encoding energy transducer TonB encodes the protein MFEDSTFESAHRIRTRSRGWGLAAFVFNSAILAALIAIPLIYPEALPAHWMSTLITAPPPPPAQTRPVPQQARAEFHGRPEFNGINLTIPQRIPTSIRNFDGPEREPAGGPISLGPSVGIPGCDPFPCGTYKPPTVVHEEPKGPIVISKGVAEGMVLQRIIPRYPPIAVATRTQGTVILQAVITKNGTIDQLQIVSGSPMLQQAALDAVSHWRYRPYLLNGQPVDVETTINVVFTLNQ
- a CDS encoding PfkB family carbohydrate kinase, yielding MAITVVGSVAFDSIETPAGRRERCLGGAATYFSLSASFFTDVRVIAVVGEDFGQEQQAAFNARGIDTRGIEHASGKSFFWEGSYLENLNEAKTHNTELNVFGSFQPKIPDAYRDSEFLFLANIDPVLQRRVREAMPDVKLVAGDTMNYWIKDHKPALLEVLRGLDILLINDTETKMLAGNSNLVQAARAVLNLGPRMLVVKHGEYGATAFFGHDGVAAKTFRAPALPLEEVVDPTGAGDSFAGGFFGYLASQKELTPGAFRRAMFYGSVMGSFAVEEFGTSRLEKLTREEIDVRFNQFRELTHLD